One Mercurialis annua linkage group LG3, ddMerAnnu1.2, whole genome shotgun sequence DNA window includes the following coding sequences:
- the LOC130015245 gene encoding uncharacterized protein LOC130015245 codes for MVSTRSTPTKEKKDFVVPVKMKRKLVKKAEKDVEGSGVASASENVKVKGKKVDETGLKKRRLAFDAVPDHQKVQKSLHIEEPTRLVQNWDYLLDAEDRYTCRVTIPLNFKYIEDIKKTLSDTQLELFKKTFLGHFLDLSPLCNQPQLIHSLLLREVKHPNNRELWFKVSGHKLRFSIDEFAVITGLNCVGDFNPVSYAPLQNQLIDTYFPNSEVTRDGLGVIFLNKVFKSDEDAVKLAVIYLFECYLCSNEIKFQNVSRFFMDMVDSGDYNSYPWGIMVFRSTIADMKKRFATRRRLKFYRLNSFPLALQIWFYEVCPFATNKICFPVTKPMLVPRMLKWLKSQDKLTIKYLNEAFFDQTREQLMLKNIVPTAQEKMSLDISGFFQTGKKKIVEDLDFSTDDDAILADYLKCKQVESSRRRKTFNLLKSRLNGIESSQLKIKSEFSSLKTEVRVIYDCMTVIGDHFGLSMPKFPKSVAVNEVPNDDDNMGVSDYNFQTGYKDDADNGEDGDDEYEKNEEENKDEDEKNEEEDKDEAEDKKDEAEDKKDEAEEKEDEAEKDKNEAENKKDESEEKEDEAEEDKEDEQKNVEDEKDNDRNDDGGVGGGNKKDDDGGVGGGNKKDDDGGDGRSMHVEVPVEDVNQVGLETAAGEVCCVSILY; via the exons ATGGTTTCTACAAGATCAACTCCTACAAAAGAGAAGAAGGATTTTGTTGTTCCTGTAAAAATGAAGCGGAAATTAGTAAAAAAAGCTGAAAAAGATGTTGAAGGAAGTGGTGTTGCTTCTGCCTCTGAGAATGTCAAAGTAAAGGGAAAAAAGGTGGATGAAACTGGTTTGAAAAAAAGGCGTTTGGCTTTTGATGCTGTACCTGATCATCAGAAAGTTCAGAAATCCTTGCATATTGAAGAACCAACTCGTTTGGTtcag aactggGACTACTTGTTAGATGCGGAAGATCGTTACACTTGTAGAGTGACTAtacctttaaatttcaaatatattgaGGACATCAAGAAAACTCTTTCTGATACTCAGCTGGAACTTTTCAAGAAGACATTTCTTGGTCATTTTTTAGACTTGTCGCCGTTGTGTAATCAGCCTCAGCTTATACATTCTTTGTTGCTGCGAGAAGTGAAGCATCCAAATAATAGGGAATTGTGGTTTAAAGTTTCTGGACATAAACTGCGGTTTAGTATTGATGAATTTGCTGTGATTACGGGGTTAAATTGTGTTGGTGATTTCAATCCTGTTTCTTATGCTCCATTACAGAATCAGTTGATTGATACCTATTTCCCAAATAGTGAAGTTACTCGAGATGGATTGGGTGTCATATTTCTGAACAAGGTTTTCAAGTCGGATGAAGATGCGGTTAAATTGGCCGTAATTTACTTGTTTGAGTGCTATTTGTGCTCAAATgagattaaatttcaaaatgtaaGTCGCTTTTTTATGGATATGGTTGATAGTGGGGACTATAACTCATATCCTTGGGGGATAATGGTTTTTCGATCTACCATTGCTGATATGAAGAAGAGGTTTGCTACAAGAAGACGACTCAAGTTTTATAGGCTTAACAGTTTCCCTTTGGCTTTGCAAATCTGGTTCTATGAAGTCTGCCCTTTTGCTACTAATAAGATATGTTTTCCTGTTACTAAACCAATGTTAGTTCCTCGAATGCTAAAATGGCTCAAGAGTCAGGACAAATTAACAATCAAATATCTGAATGAGGCATTTTTTGATCAGACGCGTGAGCAG TTGATGCTGAAGAATATTGTTCCTACAGCTCAAGAAAAAATGTCTCTTGATATATCTGGTTTTTTCCAAACTGGAAAGAAGAAAATAGTTGAAGATTTGGATTTTTCAACTGATGATGACGCTATTCTTGCTGATTACCTCAAATGTAAACAAGTTGAGTCTTCGAGACGAAGAAAAACATTTAATCTGTTGAAGAGTCGACTTAATGGTATCGAATCAAGTCAACTGAAAATAAAATCTGAATTTTCTTCTTTGAAGACGGAGGTGAGAGTCATTTATGACTGTATGACGGTGATTGGCGATCATTTTGGCTTAAGCATGCCTAAG TTTCCTAAGTCTGTTGCTGTAAATGAAGTTCCCAATGATGATGATAATATGGGG GTTTCTGATTACAATTTTCAAACTGGATATAAAGATGATGCTGATAATGGCGAGGACGGTGATGATGAGTAtgagaaaaatgaagaagagaACAAAGATGAGGAtgagaaaaatgaagaagaggaCAAAGATGAGGCTGAGGATAAAAAAGATGAGGCTGAGGATAAAAAAGATGAGGCTGAGGAGAAAGAAGATGAGGCTGAGAAGGACAAAAATGAGGCTGAGAATAAAAAAGATGAGTCTGAGGAGAAAGAAGATGAGGCTGAGGAGGACAAAGAGGATGAGCAAAAAAATGTAGAAGATGAGAAGGATAATGATAGAAATGATGATGGTGGTGTTGGTGGTGGTAATAAGAAAGATGATGATGGTGGTGTTGGTGGTGGTAATAAGAAAGATGATGATGGCGGTGATGGTAGATCGATGCATGTTGAg gtccCTGTTGAGGATGTAAATCAGGTTGGTTTAGAAACAGCTGCTGGGGAGGTATGTTGTGTATCAATCCTGTATTGA
- the LOC126674628 gene encoding uncharacterized protein LOC126674628 has protein sequence MADVKMAAGEFSMGRASEADVKMVADEVLFSEKKNFTTPMDNKRNIKPSILLKSPYLAEFSSGNNEYRIENATFVVPKLCPLDNNLGDVLMCDEYPEYHDWIGKGHLRYPKAKEGRFIKETENSINPPFNFGVDVIDAKDFFFVLEYGGQSLNTRHMDILFYYLRKKGKYNSSIQMKFTTTDNYFDQTFQSFVRLFKDTGDRDLIYEDHPISQYIRGKRMIANTPWAECEFVLIPFHVSSNNHWALAVLDFKLRTITIYNSMRSTLSASSTRLIGNNYASYLPLFLSKLDVFKDNPFSDLRSPFYTSQGLEDSFQLIVKYDLPEQQFNDCGVFAFSFAEYIVHGREQELTKEFDVNSHRKRLAFCLYKYGKWKNMFHVVSESESYQDKNQKDGNVKAKRYKIRAGKLKL, from the exons ATGGCTGATGTGAAAATGGCTGCTGGCGAG ttTTCTATGGGGAGAGCAAGTGAAGCTGATGTGAAAATGGTTGCTGATGAGGTTCTATTTTCTGAGAAGAAGAATTTTACTACTCCTATGGATAACAAACGGAATATCAAGCCAAGTATTTTATTGAAATCTCCATACTTGGCTGAATTCAGTTCTGGAAACAACGAATACCGCATAGAGAATGCTACTTTTGTTGTTCCTAAATTGTGTCCATTGGACAATAATTTAGGAGATGTTTTAATGTGCGATGAATATCCGGAGTATCATGACTGGATTGGTAAAGGACATTTGAGATATCCCAAGGCCAAAGA AGGAAGATTTATTAAGGAAACAGAAAATTCTATCAATCCTCCTTTCAATTTTGGTGTTGATGTCATTGATGCGAAAGATTTCTTTTTCGTTCTGGAGTATGGTGGACAGTCATTGAATACACGG CACATGGATATCTTATTTTACTATCTGAGGAAGAAAGGAAAATATAACAGTAGCATACAAATGAAGTTCACAACAACTGACAATTATTTCGATCAAACTTTTCAATCTTTTGTGAGGCTTTTCAAGGATACCGGAGACCGAGACCTGATTTATGAAGATCATCCAATTTCTCAGTATATACGTGGCAAACGTATGATTGCGAATACTCCATGGGCTGAGTGTGAATTTGTGCTGATCCCTTTCCATGTGTCTTCAAATAATCATTGGGCCCTTGCAGTACTGGATTTTAAGCTCAGGACGATCACAATCTATAATTCCATGCGTTCAACTTTGAGTGCTTCGTCAACTAGACTGATTGGGAATAATTATGCCTCTTATCTTCCTTTATTTCTTTCCAAGTTAGATGTGTTCAAAGATAATCCCTTTTCTGACTTGCGTTCACCGTTCTATACAAGTCAAGGATTAGAAGATTCTTTTCAGTTGATTGTTAAATATGACCTGCCAGAACAACAGTTCAA TGATTGTGGAGTTTTTGCATTCTCTTTTGCTGAATATATTGTGCATGGGAGAGAGCAAGAGCTTACAAAAGAATTTGATGTGAATTCCCATCGAAAGCGTTTGGCTTTTTGTCTTTATAAGTATGGAAAATGGAAGAATATGTTTCATGTTGTCAGTGAATCAGAGAGTTATCAGGACAAGAACCAAAAGGATGGGAATGTGAAAGCAAAAAGATACAAGATTCGAGCTGGAAAACTGAAACTGTAG
- the LOC126672277 gene encoding uncharacterized protein LOC126672277, translating into MESIPVMIQHKGNWIEANQYADFEVIGVMIPQNSTYLDLLHIIAQEIQVNLEKQNIEIKYQVKIQYPPLKISDDSSFRFYLEIKKKEIDFTMYPLCIVVISDTSQIQTILPDAAASISTAISESNRDQDTISIHDRYMFDTFDEIGQYTKLLAIDTIDCNDDQNQESVSDPLQDIDLTVGKTFKDKATLQACLRLHAINNHYQQKTVKSCQKNIFVKCIDDTCQWYLKASINVHTKQFIIRKQDMNHTCPIETRFSNQKQASASHIAASIKMKYLNVKATYTPVDIRNDMQTLHGVKISYMMAWRSRELAFEMLRGKPCESYKSLPTFLYMLGTRNPGSSIDIQLRDDSTFLYVFTALKASITGWQYCKPIIVVDATFLKATFGGTLLVATAQDAAGKLFPLAFSAVDSENDDSWHYFFTKIKQAFGTREGICIVSDRHLSIESAIKRIYPEATHGVCMFHLLNNLKTNFKRNAKKLKEPFFAAARAYTEVEFDYHMKVLDSLDARVRPFLQQIKYERWSRVHSLKNRYKTMTSNLAESLNAAILHARELPITALFMHLHDLQQEYSYKHRKIAIDTVTTLSTIHEDILLQNYINSLKLQVKPSSDDIITVLENGKKYTVNMVERTCTCKKFDIDEIPCKHAIAFLADKKIEPYAYCSRYYTNAAMLATYSETVYPLEKEEEWIIPEHIKNMIVKPPQHRTRTGRPKKGRYQSKWGNPKNDPNQGQCGKCGHAGHNRKTCRNKPKDT; encoded by the exons ATGGAATCTATTCCAGTGATGATACAACACAAAGGCAATTGGATTGAAGCAAATCAATATGCAGATTTTGAAGTTATTGGTGTCATGATTCCTCAAAATTCTACATATTTGGATCTTCTACACATAATAGCACAAGAAATACAagtaaatttggaaaaacagaATATTGAGATAAAATATCAAGTAAAGATTCAGTATCCACCACTCAAAATCAGTGATGATTCAAGCTTCAGATTTTACTTAGAAATCAAGAAAAAGGAAATCGACTTCACTATGTATCCTCTCTGCATAGTAGTTATCAGTGATACTAGCCAGATACAGACAATTCTTCCAGATGCAGCAGCAAGTATTTCAACAGCTATTTCAGAATCAAACAGAGACCAAGATACCATATCGATACACGATagatacatgtttgatacattCGACGAAATAGGTCAGTATACAAAACTTCTTGCAATTGATACAATAGACTGTAACGATGATCAAAATCAAGAATCAGTATCAGATCCACTACAAGATATAGATCTGACAGTTGGAAAAACTTTCAAAGATAAAGCTACTCTTCAAGCATGCTTACGACTTCATGCAATCAATAATCACTACCAACAAAAGACAGTTAAATCATGCCAAAAGAACATTTTTGTAAAATGTATCGATGATACATGTCAATGGTATCTGAAAGCGTCAATTAATGTTCACACAAAACAGTTCATCATTCGTAAACAAGACATGAACCACACATGCCCGATAGAGACCAGATTCAGCAATCAAAAACAAGCATCAGCATCACACATAGCGGCATCCATCAAAATGAAGTATCTCAATGTCAAAGCAACATACACACCAGTAGATATAAGGAATGATATGCAGACTTTACATGGAGTCAAGATCAGTTATATGATGGCTTGGAGATCAAGAGAATTGGCCTTTGAAATGTTAAGAGGAAAGCCTTGTGAATCTTACAAATCGCTGCCTACTTTTTTATATATGCTTGGAACTAGAAACCCGGGATCTAGCATAGACATACAATTGAGAGATGACAGCACATTTTTGTATGTATTTACAGCATTAAAAGCTTCAATTACAGGATGGCAGTATTGCAAACCAATAATTGTAGTTGATGCTACATTCTTAAAGGCAACATTTGGTGGCACACTTCTTGTTGCAACAGCTCAAGATGCAGCTGGAAAGCTGTTTCCTCTAGCATTTTCTGCTGTGGATTCAGAAAATGATGACTCATGGCATTATTTCTTCACTAAAATAAAACAGGCCTTTGGAACAAGAGAAGGTATCTGCATTGTATCAGATAGACATCTCAGCATAGAGTCAGCTATTAAAAGGATTTATCCTGAAGCTACTCATGGCGTATGCATGTTTCACCTTCTCAATAACCTCAAGACAAATTTCAAGAGAAATGCCAAGAAACTTAAAGAACCTTTCTTTGCAGCAGCAAGAGCATACACTGAGGTTGAATTTGACTACCACATGAAAGTGTTGGACAGCTTAGATGCTCGAGTAAGACCATTTCTTCAgcaaatcaaatatgaaaggtGGTCAAGGGTACATTCTCTCAAAAACAGGTATAAAACTATGACATCTAATTTAGCTGAATCATTAAACGCAGCAATATTACATGCAAGAGAACTGCCGATCACAGCCTTATTTATGCACCTACATGACCTCCAACAAGAGTACTCATACAAACACAGAAAAATTGCTATCGATACAGTCACAACACTTTCAACCATCCATGAAGATATACTTCTGCAAAATTACATTAATTCACTGAAACTACAG GTGAAACCATCTTCAGATGATATCATAACAGTTCTCGAGAATGGTAAAAAGTACACAGTCAACATGGTCGAGAGAACATGTACATGCAAAAAGTTTGATATCGATGAAATTCCTTGTAAACATGCCATAGCATTTCTAGCCGACAAGAAGATTGAACCTTATGCGTACTGCTCAAGATACTATACAAATGCAGCTATGTTAGCGACATATTCTGAAACTGTATATCCATTGGAGAAGGAAGAAGAATGGATTATTCCAGAACATATCAAGAACATGATTGTCAAACCACCCCAACATAGAACACGAACTGGAAGGCCTAAAAAGGGTAGGTACCAGTCAAAGTGGGGAAATCCGAAAAACGATCCAAATCAAGGGCAATGTGGAAAATGCGGACACGCTGGACATAATAGGAAGACATGCCGAAACAAGCCAAAAGATACCTAG